In Oncorhynchus tshawytscha isolate Ot180627B linkage group LG06, Otsh_v2.0, whole genome shotgun sequence, the following are encoded in one genomic region:
- the LOC112232328 gene encoding tyrosine-protein kinase CSK-like, translating to MSEPQTPTWPQGTECVAKYNFKGTTEQDLPFNKGDVLTIIVVTKDSNWYKAKNTGGQEGTIPANYVQKREGVKQGGKLSLMPWFHGKITREQAECLLIPPEMGLYLVRESTNYPGDYTLCVSCDGKVEHYRIVYKEGKLSIDEEAFFENLMQLVEHYTKDADGLCTKLIKPKLEEGTVAAQDEFSRSGWALNRKEINIHQSIGKGEFGDVKVGDYRGTKVAVKCIKHDATAQAFIAEASVMTQLRHNNLVQLLGVIVEEKGSLFIVTEYMAKGSLVDYLRSRGRTVLGGDSLLKFSVDVCEAMEYLEANNFVHRDLAARNVLVSDDNIAKVSDFGLTKEASSNQDTAKLPIKWTSPEALREKKFSTKSDVWSYGILLWEIYSFGRVPYPRIPLKDVVPRVEKGYKMDAPDGCPEVVYEVMKQCWTLDPLVRPCFRVLREKLQHILAKELYL from the exons GACTCGAATTGGTACAAAGCCAAGAACACAGGAGGTCAAGAAGGCACCATCCCAGCTAACTATGTCCAGAAGAGGGAAGGGGTGAAGCAAGGGGGCAAGCTGAGTCTAATGcc ATGGTTCCATGGTAAGATAACTAGGGAGCAGGCTGAGTGTCTCCTGATCCCCCCAGAGATGGGTCTGTACCTTGTGAGGGAGAGCACCAACTACCCTGGGGACTATACTCTGTGTGTGAGTTGCGACGGCAAGGTGGAGCACTACCGCATTGTCTACAAGGAGGGAAAGCTCAGCATCGACGAGGAGGCGTTCTTCGAGAACCTCATGCAGCTTGTTGAG cACTATACCAAAGATGCAGATGGTCTCTGCACCAAACTGATCAAGCCGAAGCTGGAGGAGGGTACTGTGGCAGCCCAGGATGAGTTCTCCAGGAGCGGCTGGGCTCTCAACAGGAAGGAAATCAATATCCACCAGTCCATTGGGAAAGGAGAGTTTGGAG ATGTAAAGGTGGGAGACTACAGAGGGACCAAAGTAGCAGTGAAGTGTATCAAACACGATGCTACAGCACAGGCCTTCATCGCTGAAGCTTCAGTCATGAC GCAACTGAGACACAATAACCTGGTCCAGTTGCTAGGTGTCATCGTTGAGGAGAAGGGAAGCCTGTTTATCGTCACTGAGTACATGGCCAAG GGCAGTCTAGTGGACTACCTACGCTCCAGAGGTCGGACAGTGCTGGGTGGGGATTCCCTACTCAAGTTCTCAGT TGATGTGTGTGAGGCCATGGAGTATCTGGAGGCCAATAACTTTGTTCACAGAGACCTGGCAGCCCGTAATGTTCTGGTGTCAGATGATAACATCGCCAAGGTCAGCGACTTCGGCCTGACCAAGGAGGCTTCCTCTAATCAGGACACAGCCAAACTGCCCATCAAGTGGACCTCACCAGAGGCCCTAAGGGAAAAG AAATTCTCCACCAAGTCAGACGTGTGGAGCTATGGGATCTTGCTGTGGGAGATCTACTCCTTTGGACGAGTGCCTTACCCCAGAATT CCTCTAAAGGACGTGGTACCACGCGTGGAGAAGGGCTACAAGATGGATGCCCCAGACGGTTGTCCTGAGGTGGTGTATGAAGTCATGAAGCAGTGCTGGACCCTGGATCCCCTGGTGCGGCCATGCTTTAGAGTCCTCAGGGAGAAACTGCAGCATATCCTAGCCAAGGAGCTCTACCTGTGA
- the adal gene encoding adenosine deaminase-like protein isoform X2, whose product MEEADLFYRQLPKVELHAHLNGSVSFSTIEKLVARKPHLNIEHGMTAIRSGQRRTLDESAVDYPEFHTLTTECISQMCFQVFKVIHQLVDTEEDILMVAKDVIREFAADGVKYLELRSTPRKEKTTGMTKRRYVETVIEAIRQCKNEGVDIEVRFLVAVDRRNGAEVAMETVKLAEDFMLSTGGLVVGLDLSGDPTVGHGRDFLPALQKAKNCGLKLSLHLSEVPSQADESELLLNIPPDRIGHGTFLHPEVGGSQSLVDKVRKHNTPLELCLTSNVKGQTVSSYSQHHFLYWYQMGHPSVICTDDKGVFCTDLSQEYQLAASTFNLSQEDMWTLSHKAIDCTFAPDLQQQLHQKWLELQPTLFQL is encoded by the exons ATGGAGGAGGCTGATTTATTCTACCGACAGCTGCCAAAAGTG GAGCTTCATGCCCATCTCAATGGCTCTGTCAGCTTTTCAACCATCGAGAAACTCGTGGCTCGAAAGCCACATCTCAACATCGAACACGGCATGACTGCTATTCGCAGTGGTCAGCGGAGGACACTGGATGA ATCTGCTGTGGATTACCCAGAATTCCATACCCTTACCACTGAGTGCATTAGCCAAAT gtgttTCCAGGTCTTCAAAGTCATCCATCAGTTAGTAGATACAGAGGAGGACATTCTTATG GTTGCCAAAGACGTCATCAGGGAGTTTGCAGCTGATGGAGTAAAATATCTAGAACTGAGAAGTACCCCACGAAAGGAGAAGACCACAG GAATGACAAAGAGAAGGTATGTGGAAACAGTCATCGAGGCCATCCGTCAATGTAAAAATGAGGGAGTTGACATTGAAGTCAG GTTCCTGGTAGCTGTTGACCGTAGGAATGGGGCTGAGGTTGCTATGGAGACCGTTAAACTGGCAGAGGACTTCATGCTGTCTACCGGTGGTCTGGTGGTGGGGCTGGACCTCAGTGGAGATCCTACG GTGGGCCATGGCAGAGATTTCCTTCCCGCCTTGCAAAAAGCCAAGAACTGTGGACTAAAACTCTCTCTACACTTGTCAGAG GTGCCATCTCAGGCAGACGAATCAGAGCTGCTGCTAAACATTCCACCTGACAGGATTGGTCATGGGACTTTCTTACACCCTGAAGTGGGCGGGTCACAAAGCCTGGTTGATAAAGTGCGGAAGCATAACACACCTCTGG AACTATGCCTAACCTCTAATGTCAAAGGTCAGACAGTGTCATCCTATTCTCAACATCACTTCCTGTACTGGTACCAAATGGGACACCCTAGTGTGATCTGT ACAGACGACAAGGGGGTGTTCTGCACAGACCTGTCTCAGGAGTACCAGTTGGCCGCCTCTACCTTCAACCTCAGTCAGGAGGACATGTGGACTCTGTCCCATAAGGCGATAGACTGCACCTTCGCCCCAGACCTACAGCAGCAGCTACACCAGAAGTGGCTGGAGCTACAGCCAACGCTGTTCCAGTTATGA
- the adal gene encoding adenosine deaminase-like protein isoform X3, whose product MEEADLFYRQLPKVELHAHLNGSVSFSTIEKLVARKPHLNIEHGMTAIRSGQRRTLDECFQVFKVIHQLVDTEEDILMVAKDVIREFAADGVKYLELRSTPRKEKTTGMTKRRYVETVIEAIRQCKNEGVDIEVRFLVAVDRRNGAEVAMETVKLAEDFMLSTGGLVVGLDLSGDPTVGHGRDFLPALQKAKNCGLKLSLHLSEVPSQADESELLLNIPPDRIGHGTFLHPEVGGSQSLVDKVRKHNTPLELCLTSNVKGQTVSSYSQHHFLYWYQMGHPSVICTDDKGVFCTDLSQEYQLAASTFNLSQEDMWTLSHKAIDCTFAPDLQQQLHQKWLELQPTLFQL is encoded by the exons ATGGAGGAGGCTGATTTATTCTACCGACAGCTGCCAAAAGTG GAGCTTCATGCCCATCTCAATGGCTCTGTCAGCTTTTCAACCATCGAGAAACTCGTGGCTCGAAAGCCACATCTCAACATCGAACACGGCATGACTGCTATTCGCAGTGGTCAGCGGAGGACACTGGATGA gtgttTCCAGGTCTTCAAAGTCATCCATCAGTTAGTAGATACAGAGGAGGACATTCTTATG GTTGCCAAAGACGTCATCAGGGAGTTTGCAGCTGATGGAGTAAAATATCTAGAACTGAGAAGTACCCCACGAAAGGAGAAGACCACAG GAATGACAAAGAGAAGGTATGTGGAAACAGTCATCGAGGCCATCCGTCAATGTAAAAATGAGGGAGTTGACATTGAAGTCAG GTTCCTGGTAGCTGTTGACCGTAGGAATGGGGCTGAGGTTGCTATGGAGACCGTTAAACTGGCAGAGGACTTCATGCTGTCTACCGGTGGTCTGGTGGTGGGGCTGGACCTCAGTGGAGATCCTACG GTGGGCCATGGCAGAGATTTCCTTCCCGCCTTGCAAAAAGCCAAGAACTGTGGACTAAAACTCTCTCTACACTTGTCAGAG GTGCCATCTCAGGCAGACGAATCAGAGCTGCTGCTAAACATTCCACCTGACAGGATTGGTCATGGGACTTTCTTACACCCTGAAGTGGGCGGGTCACAAAGCCTGGTTGATAAAGTGCGGAAGCATAACACACCTCTGG AACTATGCCTAACCTCTAATGTCAAAGGTCAGACAGTGTCATCCTATTCTCAACATCACTTCCTGTACTGGTACCAAATGGGACACCCTAGTGTGATCTGT ACAGACGACAAGGGGGTGTTCTGCACAGACCTGTCTCAGGAGTACCAGTTGGCCGCCTCTACCTTCAACCTCAGTCAGGAGGACATGTGGACTCTGTCCCATAAGGCGATAGACTGCACCTTCGCCCCAGACCTACAGCAGCAGCTACACCAGAAGTGGCTGGAGCTACAGCCAACGCTGTTCCAGTTATGA
- the adal gene encoding adenosine deaminase-like protein isoform X1, with amino-acid sequence MEEADLFYRQLPKVELHAHLNGSVSFSTIEKLVARKPHLNIEHGMTAIRSGQRRTLDEADIPIICQRKRRRGQRAGCFVRTRRRCFQVFKVIHQLVDTEEDILMVAKDVIREFAADGVKYLELRSTPRKEKTTGMTKRRYVETVIEAIRQCKNEGVDIEVRFLVAVDRRNGAEVAMETVKLAEDFMLSTGGLVVGLDLSGDPTVGHGRDFLPALQKAKNCGLKLSLHLSEVPSQADESELLLNIPPDRIGHGTFLHPEVGGSQSLVDKVRKHNTPLELCLTSNVKGQTVSSYSQHHFLYWYQMGHPSVICTDDKGVFCTDLSQEYQLAASTFNLSQEDMWTLSHKAIDCTFAPDLQQQLHQKWLELQPTLFQL; translated from the exons ATGGAGGAGGCTGATTTATTCTACCGACAGCTGCCAAAAGTG GAGCTTCATGCCCATCTCAATGGCTCTGTCAGCTTTTCAACCATCGAGAAACTCGTGGCTCGAAAGCCACATCTCAACATCGAACACGGCATGACTGCTATTCGCAGTGGTCAGCGGAGGACACTGGATGA ggcagacatcccaattatttgccaaaggaagcgacgcagaggacaaagagccggatgcttcgtccggacccgcagaag gtgttTCCAGGTCTTCAAAGTCATCCATCAGTTAGTAGATACAGAGGAGGACATTCTTATG GTTGCCAAAGACGTCATCAGGGAGTTTGCAGCTGATGGAGTAAAATATCTAGAACTGAGAAGTACCCCACGAAAGGAGAAGACCACAG GAATGACAAAGAGAAGGTATGTGGAAACAGTCATCGAGGCCATCCGTCAATGTAAAAATGAGGGAGTTGACATTGAAGTCAG GTTCCTGGTAGCTGTTGACCGTAGGAATGGGGCTGAGGTTGCTATGGAGACCGTTAAACTGGCAGAGGACTTCATGCTGTCTACCGGTGGTCTGGTGGTGGGGCTGGACCTCAGTGGAGATCCTACG GTGGGCCATGGCAGAGATTTCCTTCCCGCCTTGCAAAAAGCCAAGAACTGTGGACTAAAACTCTCTCTACACTTGTCAGAG GTGCCATCTCAGGCAGACGAATCAGAGCTGCTGCTAAACATTCCACCTGACAGGATTGGTCATGGGACTTTCTTACACCCTGAAGTGGGCGGGTCACAAAGCCTGGTTGATAAAGTGCGGAAGCATAACACACCTCTGG AACTATGCCTAACCTCTAATGTCAAAGGTCAGACAGTGTCATCCTATTCTCAACATCACTTCCTGTACTGGTACCAAATGGGACACCCTAGTGTGATCTGT ACAGACGACAAGGGGGTGTTCTGCACAGACCTGTCTCAGGAGTACCAGTTGGCCGCCTCTACCTTCAACCTCAGTCAGGAGGACATGTGGACTCTGTCCCATAAGGCGATAGACTGCACCTTCGCCCCAGACCTACAGCAGCAGCTACACCAGAAGTGGCTGGAGCTACAGCCAACGCTGTTCCAGTTATGA